Proteins encoded by one window of Nitrincola iocasae:
- a CDS encoding NADP-dependent isocitrate dehydrogenase translates to MTEKSPKIIYTLTDEAPALATCSLLPIVRTFTAAAEISVETSDISVAARVLAAFPENLTEEQRVTDTLAELGELTKDPSANIIKLPNISASIPQLKACIKELQSQGYDIPNFVDEPKTDEEKQIRERYGKLLGSAVNPVLRQGNSDRRAPPAVKAFARKFPHSMGAWSKASRSHADYMRKGDFYSSEKSTTMADDTDVRIEFVGKDGQVQVKKELHLEKGEVLDGMYMSAKALRDFFEETLNDCKDSGVMWSLHVKATMMKVSHPIVFGHAVTVYYKDLFEKHGELFKELGVNPNNGLNSVYENIKNLPHSKQEEIEEDIHACYAGRPEMAMVDSVKGITNLHIPSDVIVDASMPAMIRNSGQMWGQDGKSKDTKAVMPESTYARIYQEMINFCKTEGAFDPTTMGTVPNVGLMAMKAEEYGSHDKTFEVQADGIMRIVNAADGSVIMQHEVEKGDIWRACQTKDAAIRDWVKLAVTRSRQSDTPAIFWLDKERAHDAELRKKVELYLKDHDTEGLDIRINSYIPAIRRTMERLIRGQDTISVTGNVLRDYLTDLFPIMELGTSAKMLSVVPMLAGGGMYETGAGGSAPKHVQQVLQENHLRWDSLGEFLAIAVSLDELGMKENLPKARILGHALDRATETLLENNKSPSRRTGELDNRGSHFYLAMYWAQELAAQDEDPELKARFASLAKALTENQDKILAELSEVQGKPADIGGYYHPDAAKAVAVMCPSKTLNEILAEFR, encoded by the coding sequence ATGACAGAAAAAAGTCCAAAAATTATTTATACGCTCACCGATGAAGCTCCAGCACTTGCGACCTGTTCCCTGCTTCCCATTGTAAGAACCTTTACAGCCGCTGCTGAAATCAGTGTTGAAACCAGCGATATCTCTGTTGCTGCACGCGTACTCGCGGCTTTCCCTGAAAATCTCACCGAAGAGCAACGTGTTACAGATACCCTGGCTGAGCTGGGTGAACTGACCAAAGACCCTTCAGCCAACATTATCAAACTACCTAACATCAGTGCATCTATTCCGCAGCTTAAAGCCTGCATCAAAGAGCTGCAGTCGCAGGGTTATGACATTCCTAACTTTGTTGATGAGCCAAAAACTGATGAAGAAAAACAGATACGTGAACGCTACGGTAAACTCCTCGGCAGTGCGGTAAACCCGGTACTGCGTCAGGGCAACTCAGATCGTCGCGCTCCCCCAGCCGTTAAAGCCTTTGCACGTAAATTCCCACACTCCATGGGTGCCTGGAGCAAAGCATCTCGCTCTCACGCTGACTACATGCGTAAAGGCGACTTCTACTCCAGTGAAAAGTCCACCACCATGGCGGATGATACCGATGTGCGCATCGAGTTTGTTGGCAAGGATGGACAAGTACAGGTTAAGAAAGAGCTGCACCTTGAAAAAGGCGAAGTGCTGGACGGCATGTACATGAGCGCCAAAGCACTGCGTGATTTCTTTGAAGAGACACTGAATGATTGCAAAGATAGTGGCGTAATGTGGTCACTGCACGTCAAAGCCACCATGATGAAGGTTTCCCACCCGATCGTGTTCGGCCACGCGGTGACTGTGTATTACAAAGACCTGTTTGAGAAACACGGCGAACTGTTCAAAGAACTGGGTGTTAATCCCAATAATGGTCTGAACAGCGTCTACGAAAACATCAAAAACCTGCCGCACTCCAAGCAGGAAGAGATCGAAGAAGATATTCATGCCTGTTATGCCGGTCGCCCTGAAATGGCGATGGTTGATTCGGTAAAAGGCATTACTAACCTGCACATCCCCAGTGATGTTATTGTCGATGCCTCTATGCCGGCAATGATCCGTAACTCCGGTCAGATGTGGGGTCAGGATGGCAAGTCGAAAGATACTAAAGCGGTTATGCCGGAAAGCACTTACGCGCGTATCTATCAGGAGATGATCAACTTCTGTAAAACCGAAGGTGCATTTGATCCAACCACTATGGGTACTGTTCCTAACGTCGGCCTGATGGCAATGAAAGCCGAAGAGTATGGTTCTCATGACAAGACCTTCGAAGTGCAGGCAGATGGCATCATGCGTATCGTCAATGCCGCTGATGGCAGCGTTATCATGCAGCATGAAGTGGAAAAAGGCGATATCTGGCGCGCCTGCCAGACCAAAGACGCGGCTATCCGCGACTGGGTCAAACTGGCGGTTACCCGTTCACGTCAGTCAGACACGCCAGCGATTTTCTGGCTGGATAAAGAACGTGCCCATGATGCTGAACTACGCAAAAAAGTGGAACTCTATCTGAAAGACCATGATACCGAAGGTCTGGACATTCGTATTAACTCTTACATTCCAGCGATCCGCCGTACCATGGAGCGTCTGATCCGTGGTCAGGATACGATTTCTGTCACTGGTAACGTACTGCGTGACTATCTGACCGACCTCTTCCCGATTATGGAGCTGGGCACCTCGGCTAAGATGCTGTCTGTCGTGCCGATGTTGGCCGGTGGTGGCATGTACGAAACCGGTGCAGGTGGTTCAGCACCCAAGCATGTTCAACAGGTACTGCAGGAAAACCACCTGCGCTGGGATTCTCTGGGTGAATTCCTGGCCATCGCCGTGTCTCTGGATGAGCTGGGCATGAAAGAAAATCTGCCTAAGGCTCGTATTCTGGGTCATGCGCTGGATCGTGCTACCGAAACTCTGCTGGAAAACAACAAGTCGCCTTCACGTCGTACCGGCGAGCTGGATAACCGCGGCAGCCACTTCTACCTGGCGATGTACTGGGCACAAGAACTGGCTGCGCAGGATGAAGATCCTGAACTGAAAGCACGCTTCGCCTCTCTGGCCAAAGCGCTGACTGAAAATCAGGACAAAATTCTGGCGGAACTGAGCGAAGTGCAGGGTAAACCCGCCGATATCGGTGGTTACTATCACCCGGATGCAGCAAAAGCCGTTGCGGTAATGTGTCCAAGCAAAACGCTTAACGAAATTCTGGCTGAATTCCGCTAA
- the rmuC gene encoding DNA recombination protein RmuC: MEAIHPLIWASWGSILLFSVLLLWLSRHSKQVMQQQLQHQLIREQAEKEAAQEQLDKADLELDGLKLEVLRVREQNARLTTQMEERQRFHAEQLALLQNNREQLRQEFETLANEVLERKGESFRKLSQQGIQQLLNPLHQDMKGFREKVESIHTEDLKQRSELKTELIHLQQLNQAITGQAEKLTNALQGQKKVQGNWGELILENVLDSAGLRAGKDYRREVSFATEEGRRRPDVVIYLPEDKHLVIDAKTSLAAYTRYVNAETDTERQLALSEHAAAVSARIRELSDKRYYQLPGLNTPEIVVMFIPVESAYVEALRFDQTLYQRAIESNVLVATPTTLLTSLNIVRQLWRFEDQSRHTAELARRAERFYNKLRIFLDSMQGIGVQLDKARETYDKAFSQLYSGRGNLIRQAAEFKELGVSVQQELDAELVDKARLELGE; the protein is encoded by the coding sequence ATGGAGGCAATCCACCCATTGATTTGGGCGTCCTGGGGATCGATTTTACTGTTTTCCGTCTTGTTACTGTGGTTGAGCAGGCACAGTAAACAGGTGATGCAGCAACAACTGCAACATCAACTAATACGTGAGCAGGCAGAGAAAGAAGCTGCACAGGAACAACTGGATAAAGCTGATCTGGAACTGGATGGATTGAAGCTGGAGGTATTACGCGTGCGTGAACAGAATGCGCGCTTAACCACCCAGATGGAAGAACGCCAACGTTTTCATGCTGAGCAATTGGCGCTGTTACAGAACAACCGTGAACAGCTTAGACAGGAGTTCGAAACGCTGGCCAATGAGGTGCTGGAGCGTAAAGGCGAGAGCTTCCGCAAACTCAGCCAGCAGGGCATACAGCAATTGCTAAATCCCTTGCATCAGGATATGAAGGGCTTTAGAGAAAAGGTTGAGTCGATCCATACCGAAGACCTGAAGCAACGCAGTGAGCTGAAAACTGAGCTGATCCATTTACAACAACTGAATCAGGCGATTACCGGACAAGCAGAAAAATTGACCAATGCACTGCAAGGGCAGAAAAAAGTACAGGGCAACTGGGGTGAGTTGATTCTGGAAAATGTGCTCGATAGTGCGGGTCTGCGTGCCGGAAAGGATTACCGCCGCGAAGTCAGCTTTGCCACTGAAGAAGGAAGACGTCGACCGGATGTGGTGATCTATCTGCCGGAAGACAAGCACTTGGTTATCGATGCCAAAACCTCACTGGCAGCATATACCCGCTATGTGAATGCCGAAACAGACACCGAGCGTCAGTTAGCTTTGAGCGAGCATGCTGCCGCTGTCAGTGCGCGTATCCGTGAATTGTCGGATAAACGCTATTACCAGTTGCCAGGCTTGAATACACCCGAAATAGTGGTGATGTTTATACCGGTCGAGTCGGCTTATGTTGAGGCATTACGCTTTGATCAGACACTCTATCAGCGCGCGATAGAAAGTAATGTGCTGGTAGCAACACCGACGACCTTACTGACCAGCCTGAATATTGTGCGACAACTCTGGCGCTTCGAAGATCAGAGCCGACATACCGCCGAGCTAGCCCGCCGTGCTGAGCGTTTCTATAACAAGCTGCGTATCTTTCTGGATAGTATGCAGGGTATTGGTGTGCAGCTGGATAAAGCTCGCGAAACCTATGATAAGGCGTTTTCACAACTCTATTCCGGTCGTGGAAACCTGATACGTCAGGCCGCAGAGTTTAAGGAATTAGGTGTGTCGGTGCAGCAGGAGTTGGATGCCGAGTTGGTAGATAAAGCCCGGTTGGAATTGGGCGAGTAG